In the Nothobranchius furzeri strain GRZ-AD chromosome 1, NfurGRZ-RIMD1, whole genome shotgun sequence genome, TCACATCCCATTCCAACTCGGATAAACCACATTTTCAGCACTTTAGTACAATAGTAAACACATTGTAATTAAAACAAGGtgtctgagcaaaatgttctcctGAGTGGGAATTTAGTGAGCTACGGGCTACAAAAGAGGTGCTTTAAAACTAAAATGGAAAACAAAActttttgttttttctgtatCACTTAGGCAGCTCAGAGGAAAAAAGGTGGAATCCTTTATTTGTCTGTCCTAGAATACCTTAAAAAGGAGCGTTTACTCTTCTCTTTAAGACGTATGATCTTTTAAAACACCAGTTATCAGATGATTTGGAACAAAAGGGCAGTCTGCATTCAAAAGTGTCGACGACTAAAGGAAATCTATCTGATGATGGAAAGGACTGAGCCACAACCTCTGGTATCTGTACAAGATCGATCTTCACTACAACCCAAACATCCTCCTATTTTTGAAATCACTTGCACGCAAACTGCACAACTCTTGGAAGAGAACAAGTGGGCGTGTCTACGGCGCATCACACAAAAGGCTAAAATCAGATGAGCTCTGAATCCTTCAGCAAGGCTGATCTAGAGAACTAACTGCAATATCGGCCATAAATGGAGCCCAGAATGAACTATCAAGAAACACTGCAGCTCGACAAAATGCTGCATGGCTTCCAGCCTTTTGGGTAAAACTGCTCATCACTatgcaaaaacaagcaaaatatgctTTGAATCTGAGCCACAAAAGTCTAACGATCCTCCATGAGCTCGAAAGAAAACTTCCAGTCAGCCCTGGGCAGTTTGTTTTAAACTGATGTCAAATAACAGTCAAATTGCACAGAAAGAATCAGTTAAATTAAGATGTGATCTAAAACAATGCGCTGTTTGTAAACCTCCATGGCTTCTTGTTTTGAGAATTCCTCACTGACCCTTTTCTGATGAGGCACAGAAGAGCAAGATGAGATCAGAGGTGATCAGGTGCATCTTCCATTTGGGTTCACAATCTGCCACTAAGTGAGTCTTACTGAACTCCGTCGTGTTGATACATTTCAAGGGTTTCTAGGTAGTTTCATTGCAATTTCTGCCCCAAAGAGAGTTAAAAAGGTCAGTATTGTGGCCTGAACACTGAAATTCGCATGAGGCTACAGGTGTCTTGTCACCGAacgttacacacacacgcacacacacaaaatgccTCGACCCCCCCATCAGGGAAAATTTAAAGAATACAATAAAAGTTTGGGACAAAAATAAATCTTCAGTTTTCTTTCCACTTTGATGATAAAGAAGAAATGAACTCCTCACTATTTTTTTCCTAATTCTCAACCTGGTGATCTAAACCGGTTTTGGCAAAAGTAGACAGTGGAGGAAGTCACGTTGCATACCACAGGTCGGACCTATATACAGGGCATGCACTGGAGCTAATTCCTAGCAGCAGTGGAATGTGAGGAGGACCGATACGGAGCTAACCTGCATGTAGAGACAAAAATCACTCCTCTTTCACTTCCTTCCACGACCTGATAACCATGAAAGCACCCTGGCTGCTTTGCATGGAGTTTAAAATGAAtgctatttattttttaataaggtGAACCAGCAAAATGTAGGTTTCCTCTGAATTAATCAAGACTTTTTCAAAACATAAAATCTTTTAACAGACTATAAAACTGATACAACGCGGCGACTAAAGAATACCTCCTGTTTACTAAAGTTTCCTCAATAGCATACGAACATGAACAGATGTTTTCACTGCCTGTGTGCACTAAATGTACTCCAAAATATCCCAGAGTAACCATCACATTATCGCCGATTCTGTCCCGAGATGTGTGTTCGTTTATTTTCCCAAAATCTGTTAGTTGTTTTCACTCTTGGCAGGATGATCCAGTGGCTCAGCAAAGAGTAAGAAAAGTAACGTAACATCCAAAGTAGCACCTAAACCAGATAAGTCCTAATTATTCCTGACATGTCTCTGAAAATATAGTAATAAAGATATGTATAGTTGGTATTCTGGGTGGATTTATGAGTGTGCATTTGTTTTAGCTGTGCTACATCGTCTGGTACGCGATGATGCGCCTTAAAATAGAACTTAAGAAAATTACTTTGTCTTATTTTCCAACAGCAACACAAGAGACGAGCAAAAAACGGGACAAAActctggtttctcctatgtaaTTCACAAGAATCCACAATGCAAACGTGGAAACAGCCAGCCAGAACCAGGAGCCTCTAAGCAGTGACAcaagcacagcagagagggagcATTCTGAAAGATTTTAAAACAGGCAAGCAAAGCTCACCAGGTTTGAGTTTGAAGAATACGTGGGTTTGCAACTATCCAAATTCAAACACCGGAGTGCTGTAAATCATAGAAGGAAATCTGGAAATTAAACATTTTGGGAAATGAACAACATCAAACAGATGCAGAGATGACAGCGAGAGGATATGGATGCAATCGCTATGACAACTGTGTGAGAGATTAACAACTAGAGAGGAAAGGGTGTCTGCCAAACACACCAAAGGCTATATATATCCATAAAAATCCTTGTTttagtagtaataataaaaataaaaaaaaatcaacttgTTTAAATATGAATATTATAAGTCTGCTTTCTTTTCATAGTTAGGAAATCAAATATAGTCTCTGTGAGGGGTTAAAGGAGGGGGTTGGTGGGACGGGGGAGCCCTCCTATTACTACAACTCCATGTCTTGGGCTTCATCTTCTGAGAAATCAGACATGGAGCTTTCGGATGAAGAGTCTCCGGCACCCTCTTCCTGCTCCTTCAGAGCCTCCTCTGTTGCATATTTCTGGATGTACTCTGGGGAAGAGAATATAGaatcaaaaacaacacaaaaaacaaGTGTGTCTTAGTATCCAACATGTCGCTATCAAAGTCAAACCTTTGATTTTCTGCTTGTACTCCTCTGGCCGGTGAAGGTACATGGCAGCTGCATCTCCATTCAAAGGATCGATGGGGTTTGGGTAAGCCAGCAGCTGGGGTAGAAACGACTCAAAGATGTTGGTCAGATCTgagaatacataaaataaataaataaaaccagctGGTCAAAGATAATTCACCAAAAGACAGAGTATAAGTGCATGTACCTGTTACAAGATCACAGATTTAAAACTGATGAAAACGTTTAGAAAACTTGCAGTACCCCTTTCCTCCCCCGGGTGTCACTGTTGGGTCCATTCAAACCAGGAAAATAAACATTCTCTTTTCTTTGTTGTACATCAATGTGATGTACTAAAGATAAAGGTGGTTGTTTTTGTTCCCTTTCTTTTAGGGGAAAAATCACTGCAAAATTCCTGGTTGGTAggcaataataatagtaataataataataataataataaaaaggtaaaaactacgctatttaaaaattaaaacaacGGATGGATTACACAGAACGAACCAACAGAAGAAGATGGGCCTTTTCTTTGGGATGTTTGTCCAATCCGATTTCATTTAAAAACACTGAACGTCTGAAACCTTAAACCAGGGGTTGtcagttctggttctggaaggcTGGTATCCAGCAACAGCTACCttcttcagcagctcatcaggatcTGAATACTGGGTAGCTGTTAATCACCTGGGGTCTCACttttcaaacattgtgtagaatccttactaaaaccgtccttaagctcagcaaaaaaaagtacttacgccaagcaggtttgtgatctatcaaacatggagtacgcacagctgcacgcaatctccgcttcataaatcggagactaatgagaatgtttctcagctgcattttagtcacatcccgccctcaccacgcccacttattgccataaatagtcaatgcaaagtgccttgtggatctcatgcatatacataaggcgGCTGTTGCAGCTCTCCACCAATGacaatggcgaccgtagatcaaggcagatcaaggaagcgcaatttcacagaagcagaaattgaggtacctgtgggtgaggtggagaaatgaaaggaagtgcttttgcaaaacaaataagagaaaatccacggagtggcacagtgatgctgaagccgtcaatgttgtgaattcttcagagagatctgtggcggatatgaaaaaaatggtccaatcgggatttgatccccagactcccgggtgaaagtcacgcgtgctaaccagtcatccaaacagagatctcccctgtacaagtagccagggcgcatcatcaatcgggtcacagtgacaggacacacacagagtcacagacgcatgacattctgtctcaatctgtccccctgctgttattctgcattccgtattctgcgcttcaggctgtgtgtgcgcacgtgtgtgtgtgtgcatgtggggggtcttgttctgtgaaaCGAAGCAGTacgagtgataatgctgcaggatttcataattttatcttctcagcagcagcactgcaggtgctctccatgtccaacatgtgcgtaagccaggtccttagtcaccttaaaagttgcgcacatttttccgctgagttttctttcattaatctcaaagtttgcgtggaaagttgcttgcttacgcagttttccgaccccgttttgtgcgcaagcaagcttgataaatgaggcccctgctgattaataccaggtgtgttgaagcagggacacACCTaaagctggataccagccctccaggaccagcacTGAGAACCTCTGACTCAAACCCATTGAGTTTATTTCCTGCTGCACAAGAACACCAGCAGTTATTTTAACCATGGGTGGAATGGAAATTAGGAAATAAATTAATGGATTTATTAAACAAGACAAATTGGAGAGTAGCAAAAAATGGCATGCTTGTAAGGAAAACATTGCTGCTGCCACTGAGAACATGTGAGCTCTTACAGCTGACGGACAGTAAATCATTCTCATCTGACGTGAATGTTTCCTGACCTTGCTGGGTGAGAGTATTACCTTGTTAGAGTTTACTCTCCCCTCGGAAAGTAGATTAGGACCAACAGCGCACCACCATCTGATGTGCTCAGAACTACAACCTTAGTACGACTCCACTTGATTTGATCATCTGTCTTTGGTGCTGATGGCCTTTTCACACCAACAGGCCTGAATGGGAGGACTTGATCTGAAAACAATGCCACTCACCATAAAGAGCTGTCCATGTCTGGTTGATGACATCTAAGCACACAGTCCCTGACCTGGAAAACCCGAGAAGAAAAAGGAGTTAGCAAAGCGGAGGAATCTGGTTCATCAAGCATAGCGTTCTAGACTCAGTGTTTCATCATCTCCGCAAAGGTTGTGAGTCAGAGAAACAAAAGGTTATCCTTGCTGTTTGAACAAATTGTGCACAGCCAGTTACAGAGCTTTGTAATTTTAGTAATGTTTTTAGGACCTCTGTAATGAAACAAATCCATCAAAAAGTGTTTAAAAGCCCCAAATACACAGctattattttttataaatgtcttTGCtttatgatcctaggagctaggtTGTCTCAGGCTGGATGCCTGTGGTAGGGtcacacccatggcaaacaggaccCCTTATGATGATTATGACAAATGGAAACCTTGTTCCCTCGCCCGAACGTGGGTCACAGGGGCCCATCTCTGGAGCCAGGTCTGGATGTGGGGCATGTTGGAGCGTgcctggccgggcacagcccgaagggtAAACGTTAGTCCACCTTCAcatgggccaaaggggtcgggtgctatGTGAGATGGTGGCAGCCGAAGACGTGGACCGTGgctgtctgatccttggctacagaagcggTCTCTCGGTACGTGGAgcatcacctctctggtggggaaaaagcctgagttggtgtgtgaggttgagagcatGGCCCTGGAACCAGTTTCCAGAGTTACCACTCTGGATTTGCCCTCACTGAGAGgcactgagcaggggtgggcatactagttgccccccatcttggtgcctgtacattggggtttaccccagtgaataagGGCAGCCCCcctccacgtgtgtgtgtgtgtgtgtttgcgtgcgtgcgtgcgtgtgtaaggAGTcttgactgtggtttgtgctgcagttcagactacccaccctttagcagtccttggaggaggtgctggagagtgctcctttCGGTGACTCCCTCTTTCTGCTGGGGGGCTTTAACACTCACATGGCCAATGACAGTGAGACTTTGaggggtgtggttgggaggaacggaccCCCTGGCTCAAATCagagcagtgttttgttattggacttctgtgcttgtCACATATTGTCCATGTGTCTTGGGACTTTGGGTCGGGCTCTCCGATCTGGTACTGTCACTGAGGTAGCTCCTTGGGTGGCAAGGCCGTGGGCGTGGATGAGattcgcccagagttccttaagtctctgggtgttgtagggctgtgttggctgatgcggctctgcagcatcgcgtggacatcagacagttccactggactggcagactggggtggtggtgccCCATTCAAAAAGGGAGTTCACAGGGTGTGTTTCAACTACaagaggatcacactcctgagcctccctggtaaagtctagtCAGGGGTTCTGGAGCGGAGGGTCCATCAGACAGTCGAACCTCTGATTtaggagaagcaatgtggtttttgttttGGCCTAAGTGGAAGAGTTCAGGTATCTCGGGGTCCTACTCATTTGCTATATTTCAAATTTGGAACACAAGAGAATTTTCAAACTCTTGACAAGTAACAGTGCATCTGCAGCCATTTTTACAAAAACAATGACGTCAATTTGCCACGccatggcggcatcagggagccttaggtcatttataagagATCGGACAGTGGCGGTAATATGGCGCATttgtgtcctttttataaaaaattAAGCGATGGCACCATAAAGAGGTTATGGAGGCTGTCTCTGCGTTGCCGTGGACTG is a window encoding:
- the ube2h gene encoding ubiquitin-conjugating enzyme E2 H isoform X1 codes for the protein MSSPSPGKRRMDTDVVKLIESKHEVTILSGLNEFVVKFYGPQGTPYEGGVWKVRVDLPDKYPFKSPSIGFMNKIFHPNIDEASGTVCLDVINQTWTALYDLTNIFESFLPQLLAYPNPIDPLNGDAAAMYLHRPEEYKQKIKEYIQKYATEEALKEQEEGAGDSSSESSMSDFSEDEAQDMEL
- the ube2h gene encoding ubiquitin-conjugating enzyme E2 H isoform X2; its protein translation is MNKIFHPNIDEASGTVCLDVINQTWTALYDLTNIFESFLPQLLAYPNPIDPLNGDAAAMYLHRPEEYKQKIKEYIQKYATEEALKEQEEGAGDSSSESSMSDFSEDEAQDMEL